Sequence from the Thermocoleostomius sinensis A174 genome:
CAGAAAAGGAAGCAAGGCTTCAGGAGCGGTGAGCGGATTGAGATAGGCCCAAAGCGTATCGATCGTCTGCACCACCGGATCAAAAGCTTGCTCGAAGATGCTGAGAAACCGCTTGGTAAAATCATGCGCGCGATAGATTGCAGGTAGGAAATTTTGGTAAGAACTGCGGGGGCGAGCATATAGCTCAATCTCTTGCTGCTTCATCAATTCTAGTGAAGTATCTGACCACTGCATCTTGGCTAACAGCCTGATTTGCACCTGATAGTCTAGTTTGAACGGTTGGATTATCTGACTTGTGGCGAAAGCAGCTTCAAAAAAATCGGCAGGTAACTGAAATCGAATCACTTGTTGGATAGATCGGGTGGGTTCAAGAACCCGATCGGGCTGATTTGCTTCTACCGACTTTGGCGAATTGGATGTTTCAAGCAAAGGCTTGGAATAATTGCACCAGTTGGTTGGAGATAGGAAGTCCCCATGCTGTGGAAAATTTCCCTGCACTTGCAGTTCCCAAACTAAACCATCCTCGTCTTCGTTCTTCACCTCAACCAACAGTTCAGCAGGCTCTCCAGGATACAGAATCAATGATGGACGCTCGAGCGCAGTAACGTTCTCTGCCTTATAAAGCTGTTGGGACTCATACATGTCACTCCACTCAGGTAGCTGCATAGAGATGACAGACATGTTGATCTTAGGCTGAGGGCTAGCGATTTGAGGGGCGCGAAAAGTAGCTTGAGTCATCGCTGTGTTCTTTTATGGCAAAAAGATGAAGAAGGAAAACTATGAAAAAATGCAAAATCAAAAAACAAAGTCTATTTTTATCATTTTTCGGTACTGTATGAGCGGTCGAGAAAGTAGACGCTTAGTCCTAAACTCAGTTGTTAGTTAATTTGTTTGCTTCCAGCTATTTGATGCATTATGTGGCATCAAAGTATTCCTCAGCTAATGTCGTCTTTTTTAATTACAGATATAAATCACATGTTCTCCTGTCTCTTCAGGGTAGTTATCATCTCTCTCTTCAGGGTGGTAATCGTCTTTCCAAGAACAGATAAGATTATCAGCACCGATGCGAATGACGGGTTCTGGAATAATTAGGGGTTCCCACTGCTCCTCAGCAATTTTGCGAGCGCTAAACAGCTTGACAGTTGAAACATAGCGCACACCCTCAATCGCTTGGCACTGGGCAATTACATCCGAGGGATAAACAGGACGCCCCCACTCCCAACCATTGCCATGAATGCCACCAATCACGGGATTAAGAAACTCGAATAGCCTGGTTTGTAGCTGTTCCTTAACCTGAGTTGATTGATTGAGATAATTATCGTGCAGAATGACTTCAACATGAGCTTTGACCCTGATGTAAGTTGGCTGTTCATACTGCACCCGAACGCCTAGTGGTTTGCGATCGTCAATATAGTGTTTTAATGTATCTTTTTGCGTTTCAATGTGCAGAGCAGCATCTGGATTGAGTCCATTCGTGGCAAGGGTTGTGAGGGACTGGTGGCTGCGATCGATATCAGGCACAATCAAGAGCAATACCGTTCCAGGGTTGGTACTGGTATAGTGGCGCAAACAGCGTGCCCGGGCGATAGCAACTGGCGAGCGGATCGCTAAACGCTCGAAGTCTT
This genomic interval carries:
- a CDS encoding phage tail protein, which translates into the protein MTQATFRAPQIASPQPKINMSVISMQLPEWSDMYESQQLYKAENVTALERPSLILYPGEPAELLVEVKNEDEDGLVWELQVQGNFPQHGDFLSPTNWCNYSKPLLETSNSPKSVEANQPDRVLEPTRSIQQVIRFQLPADFFEAAFATSQIIQPFKLDYQVQIRLLAKMQWSDTSLELMKQQEIELYARPRSSYQNFLPAIYRAHDFTKRFLSIFEQAFDPVVQTIDTLWAYLNPLTAPEALLPFLAQWVACPIDPRWSLEQQRRLIHDAIPLYRWRGTRKGLQAYLHLYTGLDNNQIEIRDDTQHGLVLGQSSPKLVLGQSSTGLNTVLGPNTVLGGGRPYHFIVQLRLKHGQHLDRNLIEEIIDREKPAFSTYDLTIHKPTEAAD